The proteins below are encoded in one region of Pacificitalea manganoxidans:
- a CDS encoding IclR family transcriptional regulator produces MFALDANRIRKLYAGREIDPANWRDKFDTFLKTIRDEFGEAAILGVPANNSMVYASYLDSNNVVAVREQIGTVRSMHCSALGQAYLSTMDEPKLTELLKDISYLEGTSRAPQNEKELRERLVAIRERGYAIDNEETFEGGMCVAVPAKVEGKVIGSLGLSGPASRMVKKAEEAGARLMEFVSAH; encoded by the coding sequence ATGTTTGCACTCGATGCCAATCGGATTCGAAAGCTATACGCGGGGCGAGAAATAGACCCGGCAAACTGGCGAGATAAGTTCGATACCTTTCTTAAGACTATACGCGATGAGTTTGGTGAAGCGGCTATTTTAGGCGTGCCGGCCAATAATTCGATGGTCTATGCATCCTATCTCGATTCCAATAACGTCGTCGCGGTTCGTGAACAAATTGGCACGGTGCGGTCGATGCATTGCTCTGCATTAGGGCAGGCGTATCTATCGACGATGGATGAGCCGAAATTGACCGAGCTGCTGAAGGATATTTCATATCTTGAGGGCACCTCGCGCGCGCCGCAAAATGAAAAAGAGTTGCGTGAACGTCTCGTGGCGATACGCGAACGTGGATATGCCATCGACAACGAAGAAACTTTCGAAGGCGGTATGTGCGTGGCGGTGCCAGCCAAGGTGGAGGGTAAGGTCATCGGCTCTCTCGGGCTGTCGGGGCCAGCTTCGCGGATGGTAAAGAAAGCGGAGGAGGCCGGCGCCCGGCTGATGGAGTTCGTGAGCGCTCACTAA
- a CDS encoding sugar phosphate isomerase/epimerase family protein — protein MNKVKLSVITDGLCPDLAQALSVAAKAGLQAVELQHIGGKQIHALSPAEVQDARRHLANFGLPVACVTGHTFHNCAIDDLIQDPAKLSAELDKLKACLEFAAACDCPTVRVMNFRKEMFLFGGGGAEAWNVNTALWDQLLEMIQAASALAGPTTLVLETGLNSAISSATLGRRLIDALDADNIAILWDPANCLFYSERPAPEGLDSLDARHIGHVHIKDMRLDIAGARIQHCEIGHGDMAPYLAPLAQGLRAKGYEGYVSLESVYRPDGGSFADGFHASLDTFRRHFGSAQSAASAAPI, from the coding sequence GTGAACAAGGTGAAGCTCAGCGTCATCACCGATGGACTTTGCCCAGATCTTGCGCAGGCGCTATCCGTCGCCGCCAAGGCCGGTCTGCAAGCTGTCGAACTGCAGCACATCGGCGGCAAGCAGATCCATGCGCTTTCGCCCGCCGAAGTTCAGGATGCCCGGCGACATCTGGCAAATTTCGGATTGCCGGTCGCTTGCGTCACCGGGCACACCTTCCACAACTGCGCGATCGACGACCTCATCCAAGACCCCGCAAAGCTGTCGGCAGAACTGGACAAGCTGAAAGCCTGCCTTGAGTTTGCTGCCGCATGCGACTGCCCGACGGTGCGCGTGATGAACTTCCGCAAGGAGATGTTTCTGTTTGGCGGTGGCGGCGCGGAGGCATGGAACGTCAACACGGCCCTGTGGGATCAGCTTCTGGAGATGATCCAAGCCGCAAGCGCCCTTGCGGGCCCAACCACACTCGTTCTGGAAACCGGCCTGAATTCGGCCATCAGTTCGGCCACGCTGGGGCGCCGCCTGATTGATGCGCTCGACGCCGACAATATCGCGATCCTCTGGGATCCTGCCAATTGTTTGTTCTACTCCGAACGTCCTGCGCCGGAGGGCCTCGACAGCCTCGACGCACGCCATATCGGTCATGTCCATATCAAGGACATGCGGCTCGATATCGCCGGGGCCCGCATCCAGCACTGCGAAATAGGCCACGGGGACATGGCCCCCTACCTTGCCCCGCTCGCTCAGGGCCTGCGCGCCAAGGGATACGAGGGATATGTCTCTCTAGAAAGCGTCTACCGCCCCGACGGCGGCAGCTTCGCAGACGGCTTCCACGCGTCACTCGATACGTTTCGCCGGCATTTCGGGAGCGCCCAATCAGCCGCTTCCGCCGCACCCATCTGA
- a CDS encoding alcohol dehydrogenase catalytic domain-containing protein, translated as MKAAALTQFGKPLSIIDAPTPHPGDDEVLIRVRACGIDGTDLKLCKGSGYAPKLPFIMGHEFTGEVVKLGPNVNDFAVGDRVLPYIFVSPLARAGQKHRDQMDPDLMGVIGIDGFSGGYAEYVCVPAAQLVHLPRSVSWEDGAVLCDGALTAYHAVDRAQILPGQRVAMIGVGGVAAYALQFVALAGAETLALDRVQAKLDWAQTLASGVRTSVVDADTSPPSDAGLADCVLDFVGNAATFALGRQLLDRNGRYVFVGYGEDSITVSPKDMSRSQMTILGTRGGSRDDLAAVIELAANERIVSAVTDRYALDDVNDALQSLSQGQILGRCVLRP; from the coding sequence ATGAAAGCCGCTGCCTTAACACAGTTTGGAAAACCGCTTTCCATCATTGATGCACCAACTCCGCATCCCGGAGATGACGAGGTTCTTATCCGCGTTCGTGCCTGCGGCATCGATGGAACGGATTTAAAACTATGCAAAGGATCCGGCTATGCTCCGAAGCTCCCATTCATTATGGGTCACGAATTTACCGGAGAGGTCGTAAAACTCGGCCCCAACGTCAATGACTTTGCCGTGGGTGATCGCGTTCTTCCCTATATCTTTGTTTCACCTCTTGCTCGGGCCGGTCAAAAACACCGCGATCAAATGGACCCCGATTTAATGGGGGTCATTGGCATCGATGGCTTTTCGGGTGGATATGCAGAATATGTATGCGTGCCCGCCGCGCAGCTGGTTCATTTACCTCGGTCTGTTTCATGGGAGGACGGCGCGGTCCTATGCGACGGGGCGCTGACGGCTTATCACGCAGTGGACCGCGCCCAGATATTGCCGGGACAGCGAGTGGCCATGATCGGCGTCGGCGGTGTCGCGGCCTATGCCCTACAGTTTGTTGCCCTGGCAGGCGCCGAAACCCTCGCGCTGGACAGGGTGCAGGCCAAGCTGGACTGGGCCCAGACGCTCGCCTCTGGCGTTCGCACCAGCGTTGTGGACGCTGACACAAGTCCGCCGTCCGATGCCGGGCTGGCCGATTGCGTGCTGGACTTCGTTGGTAACGCAGCGACATTTGCGTTGGGTCGCCAGCTTCTGGATCGAAACGGGCGATATGTCTTCGTCGGCTATGGCGAAGACAGCATCACAGTTTCCCCCAAGGACATGTCGCGGTCGCAGATGACCATTCTCGGAACGCGGGGCGGCAGCCGCGACGATCTGGCGGCGGTCATCGAATTGGCCGCGAATGAGCGCATCGTTTCCGCCGTAACCGACCGATATGCCCTTGATGACGTCAATGATGCGCTTCAATCGCTGTCGCAGGGACAGATCCTTGGCCGGTGCGTTCTGCGCCCCTAA
- a CDS encoding NAD(P)-dependent oxidoreductase gives MPDKKKVGFIGLGDMGFAMACCLLREGFDVVGFDLRQAQLDALRAKGGTIASSAADIGAQVDVAFVMVMDGAQVESVISGEHGLLNTMSAGSTIIISSTIIPDEIRAIEKSCIAKGVEIIDTPVTGGLIGASAGTLVLMAAAKQTVFDAHKPLLDAVGGTIHHVGEEIGAGQSVKAALQALIGSTLAGLFEALALGAKAGVKGQVIYDVFTSGWVGSPLLRQATEWVMDRKFTGTGSSVHTMNKDLSISLRVSHSVGSPLFVASAAHELFKSGAAKFPEEDNWAVTKVIEGISGATVEW, from the coding sequence GTGCCTGACAAAAAGAAGGTTGGCTTCATCGGTTTGGGCGACATGGGTTTTGCCATGGCGTGCTGCCTGTTGCGCGAAGGCTTTGACGTTGTCGGCTTCGATCTGCGTCAGGCCCAGCTGGACGCGCTTCGTGCAAAGGGCGGCACGATCGCCTCCAGTGCCGCTGACATCGGCGCACAGGTCGATGTGGCCTTTGTCATGGTGATGGACGGCGCACAGGTCGAAAGCGTGATCAGCGGCGAACACGGGCTGCTGAACACCATGTCCGCTGGCTCCACGATCATCATTTCCTCCACCATCATTCCCGATGAGATCCGCGCAATCGAAAAATCCTGCATCGCCAAGGGCGTGGAGATCATCGACACCCCTGTCACCGGCGGGTTGATCGGCGCATCTGCGGGCACATTGGTGCTTATGGCCGCCGCAAAACAAACCGTGTTTGACGCGCATAAGCCGCTGCTCGATGCCGTGGGCGGGACGATCCACCATGTCGGCGAAGAGATCGGCGCGGGCCAAAGCGTCAAAGCTGCGCTTCAGGCGCTTATTGGCAGCACGCTTGCTGGGCTATTTGAAGCGCTGGCGCTCGGCGCGAAGGCCGGCGTGAAGGGGCAAGTCATTTACGACGTCTTCACATCCGGTTGGGTCGGCAGCCCGCTTCTGCGTCAGGCAACCGAATGGGTGATGGACCGGAAGTTCACGGGCACCGGAAGCTCCGTCCACACGATGAACAAAGACCTCAGCATCAGCCTGCGGGTCAGCCACAGCGTCGGCTCCCCCCTCTTCGTCGCATCCGCAGCGCATGAATTGTTCAAGTCGGGCGCCGCGAAATTCCCTGAAGAAGACAACTGGGCCGTCACCAAGGTGATCGAGGGCATATCAGGCGCCACGGTCGAGTGGTGA
- a CDS encoding BKACE family enzyme translates to MEKLVITVTCDSTMSYPSNPNNPTPKGIPAVAEEYVRSVNAGASICHLHGPYTVDEKLRDDGTKMSDLDIPGWGVLREGITSEVDAIIQYGIANGRFDQRMKLIEAQQPEMLSTCFNAHDECFDYENDPNPVELYAIHSRDELRDYCRETRKNNVKMEIEAFQYGGIWNAMRMQEEGLLEDNPWVTFFLGWKGGCWTPPTVQAMTYMADHCPDGFTWNTSVMDPEAQWSVLSTAISLGGHVRVGMEDNPFLTPGEYAKSNAELVEKIVRIARDLGRDIATPAEARAMIGLAG, encoded by the coding sequence ATGGAAAAGCTAGTCATCACCGTCACTTGCGATTCGACCATGTCGTATCCCAGCAACCCCAACAACCCGACCCCAAAGGGCATCCCGGCTGTCGCTGAGGAATATGTCCGGTCGGTCAATGCCGGGGCAAGTATCTGCCACCTGCACGGCCCCTACACCGTAGACGAGAAGCTGCGGGACGACGGAACCAAGATGTCCGACCTCGACATCCCCGGCTGGGGCGTTCTGCGCGAAGGGATCACCTCCGAAGTGGACGCCATCATCCAGTATGGCATCGCCAACGGGCGGTTCGACCAGCGCATGAAGTTGATCGAGGCCCAGCAGCCCGAAATGCTGTCCACCTGCTTTAACGCGCATGACGAATGCTTCGATTACGAAAATGACCCCAACCCGGTTGAACTATATGCCATCCATTCGCGGGACGAACTGCGCGACTACTGCCGCGAAACCCGCAAGAATAACGTCAAAATGGAAATCGAAGCTTTCCAGTATGGTGGCATCTGGAACGCCATGCGCATGCAGGAAGAAGGCCTGCTGGAAGACAACCCTTGGGTGACCTTCTTCCTTGGCTGGAAAGGCGGATGCTGGACGCCCCCGACCGTGCAAGCCATGACCTATATGGCAGATCACTGCCCCGACGGGTTCACTTGGAACACCAGCGTGATGGACCCCGAAGCACAGTGGAGCGTGCTGTCGACCGCGATCAGCTTGGGCGGCCATGTCCGTGTCGGGATGGAAGACAATCCGTTCCTTACGCCCGGCGAATACGCCAAGTCGAACGCAGAGCTTGTCGAGAAAATTGTTCGCATCGCGCGCGACCTTGGCCGGGACATCGCGACCCCCGCTGAGGCCCGTGCAATGATCGGGCTGGCCGGTTAA
- a CDS encoding sugar phosphate isomerase/epimerase family protein: MTTDAGVTIGSTLLAIRDDVETAVKLNRDLGFQAMEVHGSHLGAGFPNVPVLEAHAAATGQLIRDQGLIVSTLNVAGDPSFQPYGNRDDRQATIDGLARHMRWAHAMGAPRVLFWDGIVDNPSEIGSACETLADVINAARDKSGLSTPPELTCELHPFTFALTHRAIEDLGASLVAAGAGICFDFAHFGVALKEDLTSLLTPGVIAATNLLHYSDTDFLSSEVHFPPTEGKVDFDEIGRLYKNRNIPVAWDLFSWPAPRHAVGTHMQHYERFVGLVCNQ, from the coding sequence ATGACGACCGATGCTGGAGTGACTATTGGCTCGACATTGCTGGCGATCCGGGACGATGTCGAAACGGCGGTGAAACTCAATCGCGATCTGGGCTTTCAGGCGATGGAGGTGCATGGCAGCCATCTGGGCGCGGGTTTTCCGAACGTGCCCGTGCTGGAGGCGCATGCCGCCGCGACTGGACAGCTGATCCGGGACCAAGGCCTGATCGTCTCAACATTGAACGTCGCCGGTGACCCGTCTTTCCAGCCGTATGGCAACCGGGATGACAGGCAGGCGACCATCGATGGTCTTGCCCGTCACATGCGGTGGGCGCATGCCATGGGTGCACCGCGCGTCCTGTTTTGGGATGGCATCGTCGATAATCCGTCTGAAATCGGGTCTGCGTGCGAAACCCTGGCCGACGTCATCAACGCCGCTCGGGACAAGTCGGGCCTGAGCACTCCTCCCGAACTAACCTGCGAGCTGCACCCTTTCACGTTCGCCCTGACGCACCGCGCGATCGAAGACCTTGGCGCCTCCCTCGTCGCAGCGGGGGCCGGGATATGTTTTGATTTTGCGCATTTCGGGGTCGCGTTGAAAGAGGATCTGACGTCGCTCCTTACGCCGGGGGTGATCGCTGCCACCAATCTGCTGCATTACTCCGACACCGACTTCCTGTCATCCGAGGTGCATTTTCCGCCAACTGAAGGGAAAGTAGATTTTGACGAAATCGGGCGGCTATACAAAAATAGAAATATTCCCGTCGCATGGGATCTGTTTTCATGGCCCGCCCCACGCCACGCGGTAGGCACCCATATGCAGCATTACGAGCGGTTCGTAGGACTGGTCTGCAATCAGTAA